One Leucoraja erinacea ecotype New England chromosome 3, Leri_hhj_1, whole genome shotgun sequence genomic window carries:
- the rmi1 gene encoding recQ-mediated genome instability protein 1, translating to MLSARVEKWLEATWHLKVPSHWLQACLEWIEQENQHTTLTQALINKQVFEQWLLTDLRDLEHQILPDGISQIHKTELSGFYCVQIDSLVDVSQAAYSQLQKVRGKDITNEQVTSTQISQRSWEAKPTRMLMLQLTDGVQDLQAMEYQPIHVLHCNLATGTKIMLLGNIACRLGVLLLKSENVRVLGGEVENLVKENCQERILARLIGESDYATVTQVNTNDQHPAERTNGMSQLLGPSDDELLAGFDDDDLFMDPNLDSESGYGSKIGTSSSISDGVQQPTSTLNNQWQQSSREIQSENKDLLDNNDEDFDEFPLDELDDDLFLQDEFNAEIEAIGEINESPNSCVLLTGDLPGNNTRCVVTMGANSKSNPFQEQSVKADYDTCDQRLQSHLKHFTSDKHTENAEECSMLSNFNARKSSNLFKKSSINSMERNTSILTLEQQHKEHSACELSDSRPIHVANSENVCVTSEIITNSSSNGGSFKQACHSKWRKYPKDSIELKSPPFTYLKLLLNNKPDVITVVQVKGFIVTLLDKLASNSGLWSIRARISDGTAYMDIEISDDILRSLIGFSVDEMRVSIKCPTKQKKVTAGLQKCQQELVDLCCLMTIEFNPALASAQVVTLHEISVEDVQALKRRVNEERIVLD from the coding sequence atgCTTTCTGCAAGAGTAGAAAAGTGGCTGGAAGCAACGTGGCACCTCAAAGTCCCTTCTCACTGGCTTCAGGCATGTTTAGAGTGGATTGAACAAGAGAACCAACATACTACCTTAACACAGGCCCTTATCAACAAACAAGTGTTTGAGCAATGGCTTCTTACTGATCTCCGGGATCTGGAGCACCAAATTTTGCCAGATGGAATCTCACAAATACATAAAACTGAGCTCAGTGGATTTTACTGTGTGCAGATTGATTCATTGGTTGATGTCAGTCAAGCTGCTTACAGCCAGCTGcagaaagtcaggggaaaggacaTCACTAATGAACAAGTAACGTCAACTCAAATATCCCAGAGATCTTGGGAAGCCAAACCAACTCGAATGTTAATGTTGCAATTAACTGATGGAGTCCAGGATCTCCAAGCAATGGAATACCAACCTATTCATGTCCTTCATTGCAACCTAGCAACAGGCACAAAAATCATGTTACTGGGTAACATTGCCTGCCGATTAGGAGTCCTGCTGCTTAAAAGTGAAAATGTGAGGGTGCTTGGGGGTGAAGTGGAGAACCTTGTAAAAGAAAACTGTCAAGAGAGAATACTTGCAAGGTTAATTGGGGAATCAGATTATGCTACTGTAACACAAGTGAATACTAATGATCAACATCCTGCTGAAAGGACCAATGGGATGTCCCAGCTTCTGGGTCCTTCAGATGATGAGCTATTGGCTGGCTTTGATGATGATGACTTGTTTATGGACCCCAATTTAGATTCTGAAAGTGGGTATGGCAGTAAAATTGGTACTTCAAGCAGTATCTCAGATGGTGTACAGCAGCCAACCAGCACTCTGAATAACCAATGGCAACAAAGCTCAAGAGAAATTCAGAGTGAAAACAAAGATTTACTAGACAATAATGATGAAGACTTTGATGAGTTTCCATTGGATGAACTTGATGATGATTTGTTCTTGCAAgatgaatttaatgcagaaattgAGGCCATTGGAGAAATAAATGAGTCCCCTAACTCTTGTGTGTTGTTAACAGGGGATCTGCCGGGAAATAATACAAGATGTGTTGTAACAATGGGAGCTAACAGCAAATCTAACCCATTTCAAGAGCAAAGTGTAAAAGCAGATTATGACACTTGTGATCAGAGGTTACAAAGCCATCTTAAACATTTTACAAGTGATAAACATACTGAAAATGCTGAGGAATGTTCCATGTTATCTAATTTCAATGCTCGAAAATCAAGCAATTTATTCAAAAAATCAAGCATTAACTCCATGGAAAGAAATACCAGTATTCTCACTCTGGAACAGCAACACAAAGAGCATAGTGCATGTGAGCTATCTGACAGTAGACCAATTCATGTGGCTAATTCTGAAAATGTGTGCGTTACATCTGAAATAATTACAAATTCTTCCAGCAATGGCGGTAGTTTTAAGCAAGCTTGCCACTCAAAATGGAGAAAATATCCCAAAGATTCTATCGAATTGAAATCTCCACCGTTTACATATTTAAAATTACTTTTGAATAACAAACCTGATGTGATAACTGTGGTACAGGTCAAAGGCTTCATTGTTACGTTACTAGACAAACTTGCAAGTAATAGTGGTCTTTGGAGCATCAGAGCTAGAATATCAGATGGTACTGCCTACATGGATATAGAAATTAGTGATGATATTTTGAGAAGTCTGATTGGTTTCTCAGTAGATGAAATGAGAGTCTCAATAAAATGTCCCACCAAACAGAAAAAAGTAACTGCAGGGTTGCAGAAATGCCAGCAGGAGTTAGTGGATCTTTGTTGCCTGATGACAATTGAATTCAATCCAGCACTTGCCTCTGCTCAGGTTGTGACTCTCCATGAAATAAGTGTTGAAGATGTGCAAGCATTGAAACGTCGTGTAAATGAAGAAAGGATTGTGTTAGATTAA